AGTTGCTGAAAGCCAGGCGCCAGCAGTGACTTTCTGGAGTCAGTTCGGGTATACATTTGAAGGCTGCTCCAGGGACCCTTCCAGGGCCCTGAGTCACTGAGCACCCTGAAGTCAGGCTTTCTCCTTACTCGAGTTTAAGGATTCGACTTTGATCCTAGGGGGCCGGGTGGTCTGCTTTTCCCCTGACTTGGCTAAATAGGCTGCTGTTTGCAGGCCATGCCATCTCTCAACTGAACACAGCTTCTGGAAAAATTAAGTCCTTTACAAGGTGTCCTGCAGCTTCCCCAGGTCTCTTGCCCCAAAATGCAGAACTTCAGAACCACCGGGAGGCCTCTAGGAGCTCTGTAAacagggaaactttttttttttttttttaatctctggacTAAATATTCTCAGACATACATTTAATCCCTGATGAAAGGATCCACAAATTCAAATAATTTGGGGTATTAAGTAGGGCTTGGATAAAatctgcagaaaagaaaaaaaaaaaaacccacaaagatcCCAGCCCCCCAGGGCTTGCAATTCTAGACTTAGAGGGTGAGTGGTGGGTTCTGCAGGAGCCCTTTGCTTATTTAAACTAATGAGTGTCAATTATGGCATTTTGCAAATTGGTGAATTGGCAAACAAAGAGGTAATACAACCCAGGAGGCTGGAGCATCCCTGCACAATGAAAGCCACTTTTGACTCCAGTCCTGATAATCTCCCTGCCTTCAGGGGAGTGCCTGGGAGAAGGTGGACCCTTGGCCTGCCCTCTAGGGACTCCCAGGTAGGAAGCCTGCCAGGATTCTTTTGTGGTTGCCTGGGTTTAAGATGTATGTGAGGAGAGAAGAttgcaggtggggggagggcaacaTTCCCAGGGGAACCGCTGCTTCTGGAGCCTtctgcttccccctcctccttccctgagggagaggagggggaggggggtgggggtggggggaggctttTCTAGTTGGCCCTGGAAGAGTTTATTTTGCAAAGAATAACTGGGAACCCCAGTACCTTGGACTGAAACAGTTTTCTCCTgggattaatatattttaagacaCCGAGCAGGGGGCTTCTTTTAATTCCCCTGCCCCCTAGGATCCAGCTCTCTGAAGGTCCATTTGCCCTCTGGCCCTATGGAGGCTCGGGCCTTCGCCCACCCAGAGCTCACTGTGCTGCCCAAGAGGTCTTAGCAAGGATGCACCCGTGACCCGTCCCATAGCTCTGGATCCTGACATCATTCCACCACCTTAACCCTTGGCCGCAGACACATCCACACATATATCCCCAAGGTCTGGCAGGATCATAACAAACTGCGTTGCTTCCATCACCTCTTCTAGGGAAACCGGTCAGCCTGAGCTACAGATGTCCTTGCCGATTCTTCGAGAGCCACGTTGCCAGAGCCAACGTCAAGCATCTCAAAATCCTCAACACTCCGAACTGTGCCCTTCAGATCGTGTAAGTCTCAACATCATCTTCCAGGAGTGTTGCCTCTAATGGGCATAGTAGCACCTAGCTCAAAACTTGTAAACGCTGGAGAGCCGACCCGTGCTGAGCCACCAGCCTTGAACTTGGCATAATTAGAGGCAGCTGTGATCACCACCAGGCCTGTGAGTAAGCTACCAGGCAGGAGTTTCAAAAGCCACTCTTACCCTTGGCACCCCGCTGTGCCCCTAAaggttcttgtttcttttttccaagtttcCTCCTTTAGCACAGGAAATGGCAGTACAGTTGGGTGCCTCCAGACTAGAGAAACACGGGCTTCACCAGAGTTTCCTCTGAAGTCCAGTAAATTAGCCAGCCCTTTGCTAGGAACAGCTGTCTGTCCTGGCAGTTTCCAGGCTTTGGTGATCTAAATCCATCCTTTATCACACAGCAAAATCTCACGAGACCCAAATTCAGGCCAAGCCTCTAACCATTGGGTGAAACTCAACATTCTCAGCTCACTTAACGGCGTTTTCTCCAACACAACCCACGAGTTTTTGCTTTGCTGGCGTTGAGGGCAGCTGTTGAtatttgatttcattcatgtgcGGAACGAGGCAGACTGAAGTTACACCTatacaacacacaaaaattgCTCGCCTGGGCTGCGGGAGGCGGGGCGAGGTTCCGGAGAAGAGAGCCGCTCTCGCCATTCATTGCTTGGCCCTCGGGCGCTCAGACGCACCCATGCTTGCACACAGCGCCTCGTGGTCATGTGGCTAGACGCCGAGGTGCTGAGGCTCAGGGTCTCTCGTGGGGAGCTCACCTCCCGGAAAGCCCCAGTGCTGAGAACGGTGAGGGGGCACAGCAGTTGGAATGAAAGCTGCAACTGCCAGAAGGCTTTTCCACCCGATACCaactgtttttaagtttgattttgtctctttttgctaGCCTTTGCTGCCTCGGACGTGTTTGTCATTTCCAGGATGTTTTAGACCCACTAGAAGATGGatgtttttttcacttactttCTTAAAATCAATACTGCCTCCCCTTCGAGAAGTGTTGTATCAGACATTGAATTTAGCGCCATAGACCTGCTTTGCGGTTCAGATTACACAGGTCCACCTGCTAGGAATGCACCTTGAAGTTGAAGAAGCCAGACATGATTCGCTGGTCTGGGCAAACACAGGATTAATTCATAAGCAGTGGCAGCCAAATGTAAACTCCTTGCTCTGAACCGCACTCTTCCTCCGCGTATGTCAGTCACTTAACAGGCAGGCTGCGTGACTCCCGGCGGTGTCCCCAAGCCACTGTGCTGGCCTTAGTTGTCCACACAGAGCCGTGTGTGGCTGGGCAGGGAGTCCTCAGGCTGCTTGAGATGGCCTGGTACCCAGGGCTTTAGGGAGGGGGACCTGGAGAGGgaagtgtgagtggggcagagacctGGGAGGAAGATGCCCtttgaatttgtaaaaaaacaaatgtgaccGTGGAACGTTGAGGGAGCTTGTAAACCCTCTCTGGAAACCATTTTCTGGCAAACTACCTGCACCgtccctccctcactgccctgtCACCTCTCTTCCCCAGACTACCGCAGTACCTCTTTGCAGGCCTCCTACCTCCAGGCTTACTCTTAAGTCTGTCCACCACGTACTTTCAAGATGATCCATCCAAATAAGAATCTGCCTTTATCGCTTTCCAATGTAAGCCCCCACGATCTTACAGAGAAAGTCCCACTCTTTTGCCCTTTACACCTGGCCACCCGctccttcctccacatcctctaaGCAGGTGCCCCTTTGGTGCCTTTGctcttgcttttctctcccccttgaTTTCACTTGCccagctccctctcctccttcaaaGGCTAACTCAGATGTTCCCTGTGGTGCATTCTCCCTGGACTCCCCTGGAAAGCCTCTTCTCGCCTTCCCCTAGCTCTGCGGCAGGACTTGCCACAATGCTAGGAACATGTGTCCCCGGCACACCCTGAGTTCCTCCCAAACCCGAGCCCGCCGAGTGGGACACGTGGCACCGGGGAGGGCCCTGACGCGGGTGTCAGAGGAGCGGGTGCCCAGATCCCAGCGGCGCCTTCTCCGTTCAGCCACACACTGTCGCCTCTTCTGTTTTGGCAGGGCGAGGCTGAAGAACAACAATAGACAAGTGTGCATTGACCCGAAATTGAAGTGGATTCAGGAATACCTGGAGAAAGCTTTAAACAAGTAAGCACAACAGCCAAAAAGGACTTCCCGGTAGACCCACTTGAGGAAAGCTAAGACCCGTGTGGCAGATGGAAGGGCAAGGTTGGGGGAGGAAGGCCTGCATGGGGGGGACCAGGAGTGCCTTGGGGGTAGCGCACTGACCTGGGAACAGGCTTGAGGTCGGCCCGGCACGTAGACACCCGCATTTATAGCCTATGGTACGATACCGCAGCTTATGTCCACCCGAGCCCTATACCCTTGCGCACTGGCTGTTCTGTAACTGGGGTTTTTCTAAGAAATTCTATTGTACCAGCAGCATTTCCCGCTGTCGGTTCTCTCGTAATCCTCATAATCACATCAttcccattatcttttttttaatcaatgacGACTTCACGATCTGTATTTGGTTTGTTGTGGagcttttcttcctttgcccctGGGGCATCTGGGCACAGTCAGGTGACAGGCCAAGCATGGAGCTCAGAAAAGCATCCTTCCTCCAGACTCAGAGGAAGACCGTGGGCGGCTCCCGCAGTGGGTGCCCGTCTTAGAATGACAGCCCAAGGTGACCCTCTGATACTGACCGGTGCTAGGCCACGGCCACCACCTCCACCCTCTCCTTCCAGCTCAGTGATCGGATCTGTAGGCTCCATGTAGAGGCTACTGTCGCTGGGGACTGTGCTCAGAAACCCTGTCCCGGTCATTCccaggcctctccctgcctccagcagcATGCTTTTATCTTGCTCTGCTTCCCATTTCTGTACATGCTCAGTGGGAGGAGAGGGATTGCTGGGGCCCCCGCCCTGCAGCCCTCTCCTCTCttcaccctcccctcctgctcaggCCCTCTGTGAGAATGTTCTTTGGCCTCTGCCTCCAGAGGGGGGCTGGCCctctctgggggtgggtgggagatcCTGTCTCCGCCTTCCCTGAAAGGCAGGTCTTTGCAGAGTCCGATGCAATTTTCAATCTGAACTTGTTTCGAGGAATTTGGTTCTGTGATTGCCTCCGAAGCTTATATATGCCACGGAGGCTCTGTACACCCTGAGGTGTCTGAAATCCGAAgcggaaaaacaaatgaataaatgagcctCTTGCCACTAACCCCTCCTCCTGAAACCACAGCATGGTTTCAGGCTCCAATCAGAAATGTTGGCAAGGTGACATTTCCATGGTAAATGTGATCCACAGATGGGCCTAGTGGTATTTGTAACTTTCTGCAAggcattttttatatattttttgtgcacatttttttatgtttctttagaaaacaattgtatttcagaatatatttatagTCGAACaattcatatatttgaaagtggAGCCATATGAACGTCAGTAGGTTACCTTTCTCTATTATCTTAAACTACTGGCAATttgtaaagaaatatatatgatcTATAAATGTGATTGcagctttttaatgtttagccACAGTGTATTTTTTCACTTGTACTAAAATTGTATCCAATGTGACATTATATGCACTAGcaataaaaatgctaattgtTTCATGGCATCAGCCTCCTACTGGATGTGGGAATTTCTTTACCTGAAATAAAATCCATTAGTGGTTAGACACGGGGCTCTGATACCTTTCTGGAGTTTATGAAGATAAGGTGGCCTGCTGGTCAGGTGCCTTGAATCCCTCTTGCCAAGTTCACATGTGAGCATGGGCCTGGCTCAGGAGCAAATGAGAGCTGCAACTCAAGTTTTtgagccttttgttttttttctttctttctttttttttaaacccaatgGAAACAACAGTGCTAGTTTTCTGAAGAATAATATTTGACTCACtaattcctcttccccttcctcctcttcctcggTTCTCCTAACACCCCCACGTAATCTCCAGAGACTCAACTCTCATAATATGCAGCTTTCACATTCTCCCATGTAAAAATCCCATAATTCCAGGCCATGGTTAATAGAAAGCCTGCCCAGGAGCAGGTGGCCTTACCCCATAAATCATTAAATACCATTCAGCTTGAATCATTTTAATGTGACAGTCATGAGCCAGTTGTTCTAATCAAATTCTGCTAACCagctctctcccttgctctccagAACAATCCCAGTCATTCCCTGGGGGACGTCCCCCAAGCATCCAGAAAGGAGAAAGTGGCATCAggctgccttctttctcctctcctggatGGCCATCTGAATGTTGGGTCTCTAACCTCCAAAGCATGATTCAGTTTGAAGCGCAGGTTTTTTTTTAGCTCGAGCAGAGAGTTTAGCTCTGcactgagaaggaaggaaggctgaGTAGATGGGATTGAGGTGAGTTAGAAGGCCAAGTCCAACCTGGCCCTGGACTTCACATCCTTCACAGCCTATCAGATGTGAGTGCCTTTCCGGGTTGGAAACCTCAGGCCATAGCTGGAACCAGGGCCAGGTTGGCAGGTTGGCCATGGCGATAGCCAGGTCACAGATGTTCTGGAAGGCTGGCCAATATTTCTCTTGGAGTCAGGGGGAAAATGTCTGCTTTATTTTAAGGAAGTACTGGTGGGCCGTGCTTTGCCCGGGGGGCCTCCAGGCCTAAGACAGAAGACAGGGTTGAGACTGATCCCCAGGCCAGCGTGAAATAGTGTGCAGACTGAGACAGACCCCGGTCCCTTTCAACGTCATTAATGGTTCTACTGATTTTATCTAAGGGGGcgcagagaagaaaaaatggggaaaagagaaaagataggaaaaaagaagcgacagaagaagagaaaggctgcccagaaaaggaaaaactagttCTCTGCCACTTCGAGATGGACCGCAGTGCGCGCTGCTCTTGTCTCTCCGGCGCTTTGTAAATTTGCTCTAACCCTCCTCCAGGGCACACGCCTTGCCTTCCGTGCAGGTGCTCAGACCTTCCTCGGAGGAGCGGCGCTCCTCTGGCCACACTGGCTCCCGTGTTTAGGCGCTTTTTAAGGCCCTTCCTGGTCTGCTAAGTTATGAAGAAAGTAGTTGTGCCGAGACTGGGGTTGTGGTCTGGGATGAGGAC
The sequence above is drawn from the Panthera tigris isolate Pti1 chromosome D2, P.tigris_Pti1_mat1.1, whole genome shotgun sequence genome and encodes:
- the CXCL12 gene encoding stromal cell-derived factor 1 isoform X2 — translated: MDAKVVAVLALVLAALCLSDGKPVSLSYRCPCRFFESHVARANVKHLKILNTPNCALQIVARLKNNNRQVCIDPKLKWIQEYLEKALNKRFKM
- the CXCL12 gene encoding stromal cell-derived factor 1 isoform X1, whose amino-acid sequence is MDAKVVAVLALVLAALCLSDGKPVSLSYRCPCRFFESHVARANVKHLKILNTPNCALQIVARLKNNNRQVCIDPKLKWIQEYLEKALNKGRREEKMGKREKIGKKKRQKKRKAAQKRKN